The following are encoded in a window of Caldicellulosiruptor danielii genomic DNA:
- a CDS encoding chemotaxis protein CheW, with translation MKQYVIFNVGSYSFGVDILEIVEIIKPTKIVKLPSAPQYVEGIIDVRGTSVPVYNLAKRLEIDSKAEMQKIIIVELSKFQLGFLVDDVSEILKIEDDKIEKANESIKGIKRKFIDSIARVGDDMIIILDLKNVLTMDEEEEIGKYINN, from the coding sequence ATGAAGCAATATGTTATTTTCAATGTAGGTAGCTACAGCTTTGGGGTTGACATACTTGAGATTGTTGAGATTATAAAGCCTACAAAGATTGTAAAACTTCCAAGTGCACCACAATATGTAGAAGGCATCATTGATGTAAGAGGCACATCTGTTCCTGTTTACAACCTTGCAAAGCGGCTTGAGATTGACTCAAAAGCAGAGATGCAGAAGATTATTATTGTTGAGCTTTCTAAATTCCAGCTCGGGTTTTTGGTGGACGATGTTTCTGAGATACTCAAAATTGAAGATGACAAGATTGAGAAAGCAAACGAGAGCATAAAAGGTATCAAACGCAAGTTTATTGACTCAATTGCGAGAGTTGGCGATGACATGATTATCATACTTGACCTGAAAAATGTACTTACAATGGATGAGGAAGAAGAGATTGGAAAATATATTAACAATTAA